The following are encoded in a window of Clostridium thermarum genomic DNA:
- a CDS encoding threonine/serine exporter family protein has product MDINRIGFIAVEAGRIILENGGETYRVEDTIVRICTAFGASHAESFVTPTGIMMSAIGKDGSTISIIKRIKVRTVNLEKICKVNDLSRNIYKYVDSEEEIIKILNEIDATPRYGRRKTVFFSALAAGFFTLLFGGTVQDFFLALIIGFFIKLTTIYLNNLSINEFFINIVGGAMAALLALIFNQIGLVGNFDKLVIGSIMLLVPGLSITNAIRDTIAGDLMAGMTRILEAFLVAIGIAVGNGIMLKLWMYVIGGVH; this is encoded by the coding sequence ATGGATATTAATAGAATTGGTTTTATTGCTGTGGAAGCAGGTAGGATTATACTGGAGAACGGCGGAGAAACCTATCGTGTGGAGGATACCATTGTAAGAATTTGTACGGCTTTTGGCGCCAGCCATGCGGAAAGCTTCGTAACTCCCACAGGAATAATGATGTCCGCCATTGGCAAAGATGGCAGTACAATTTCAATCATAAAAAGAATTAAAGTACGTACAGTAAATTTAGAAAAGATATGTAAGGTTAATGATCTATCCAGGAACATTTATAAATATGTAGACTCAGAGGAAGAAATAATTAAAATATTGAATGAGATAGACGCTACTCCAAGATACGGCCGCAGAAAAACAGTATTCTTTTCTGCCTTGGCCGCAGGATTTTTCACTCTTCTTTTTGGGGGGACGGTGCAGGACTTTTTTCTAGCCTTAATAATTGGATTTTTTATAAAGTTAACAACAATTTATCTCAATAACCTGAGCATAAATGAATTCTTTATAAACATCGTTGGTGGCGCAATGGCTGCCTTATTGGCCCTGATTTTTAACCAAATAGGTTTAGTGGGCAACTTCGACAAGCTGGTCATAGGCTCTATAATGCTGCTGGTTCCTGGCCTTTCAATTACTAACGCCATCAGGGATACCATAGCTGGTGACTTAATGGCAGGAATGACCCGAATTCTGGAAGCATTTCTGGTTGCGATCGGCATTGCTGTAGGCAATGGTATCATGTTAAAGTTGTGGATGTATGTGATTGGGGGGGTACACTAA
- the glyA gene encoding serine hydroxymethyltransferase, whose protein sequence is MNYENIGALDSELLKLIQEETERQENNIELIASENFTSKAVMEAMGSPLTNKYAEGYPSKRYYGGCEIVDKVEDLARERLKQLFGAEHANVQPHSGSQANMAVYFSVLNPGDTVLGMNLSHGGHLTHGSPVNFSGKLFNFVSYEVEQETETINYETVRQLALKHKPKMIVAGASAYPRIIYFENFRRIADEVGAYFMVDMAHIAGLVAVGLHPNPVPYADFVTTTTHKTLRGPRGGAILCKEKYAKDLDKAIFPGMQGGPLMHIIAAKAICFKEAMTEEYKTYMNQVVINARVLGEELKNYGFKLISGGTDNHLLLVDLTNKNITGKEAEKLLDTVGITVNKNTIPFEKLSPFITSGIRIGTPAVTTRGFKDEEMKKIAYFINYVVEHREEDLSDIREQVKALCAKYPIYK, encoded by the coding sequence ATGAATTATGAAAATATTGGGGCTTTAGATTCAGAATTATTAAAGCTCATCCAAGAAGAAACAGAAAGACAGGAGAATAATATAGAACTCATCGCATCAGAAAACTTCACCAGTAAAGCAGTGATGGAAGCAATGGGTTCACCACTGACGAATAAGTACGCAGAGGGATATCCTTCAAAAAGGTACTACGGGGGCTGTGAGATTGTAGATAAGGTAGAAGACTTGGCAAGGGAGAGACTAAAGCAGTTATTTGGTGCAGAGCATGCAAATGTTCAGCCTCATTCAGGCTCTCAAGCTAATATGGCTGTATATTTTTCGGTGCTAAACCCTGGAGATACTGTACTGGGAATGAACTTAAGCCACGGTGGACATCTTACTCATGGAAGTCCGGTGAACTTCTCCGGTAAGCTTTTTAATTTTGTTTCTTATGAAGTAGAGCAGGAGACAGAAACAATAAATTATGAAACAGTAAGACAATTGGCGCTGAAGCATAAGCCCAAGATGATTGTAGCGGGAGCCAGCGCATATCCAAGAATTATATATTTTGAAAATTTCCGCAGGATCGCTGATGAAGTAGGCGCTTATTTCATGGTGGATATGGCCCACATTGCAGGATTAGTAGCTGTAGGCCTTCATCCAAATCCGGTTCCTTACGCAGATTTTGTTACAACAACCACTCACAAGACCCTAAGGGGACCAAGAGGTGGAGCTATCTTGTGCAAAGAAAAATATGCAAAGGACTTGGATAAGGCCATATTCCCGGGAATGCAAGGCGGTCCTCTGATGCATATTATTGCTGCAAAGGCAATATGCTTTAAGGAAGCTATGACAGAGGAATATAAAACTTATATGAACCAAGTTGTTATAAATGCCAGGGTATTGGGAGAAGAACTTAAAAACTATGGGTTCAAGCTAATTTCAGGTGGAACAGATAATCATCTACTGCTTGTAGATTTGACAAATAAGAATATAACCGGAAAAGAGGCAGAAAAGCTTCTGGATACTGTAGGCATAACAGTAAACAAAAATACTATTCCCTTTGAAAAACTCAGTCCTTTTATCACCAGCGGTATAAGAATAGGTACTCCTGCTGTTACTACAAGAGGTTTTAAGGATGAAGAAATGAAAAAAATTGCATACTTTATTAATTATGTGGTAGAACATAGAGAAGAGGACTTATCAGATATTAGGGAGCAAGTAAAAGCTCTTTGCGCTAAGTATCCAATTTACAAATAA
- a CDS encoding flavin reductase family protein, producing MAADFLKNAEKVMDYFHKKGAFLSVKHEDKANTMTISWGNIGYQWGKPIFSVMVRKSRYTHELLEKSGEFTVSIPLKDGLKKALDLCGSKSGRVVDKFEAANITAQEGRKVNAPVITHCDIYFECKVVYKHDMNAAMLSEDILNTSYIDGDLHTIYYGEIVDCYQGE from the coding sequence ATGGCAGCAGACTTTTTAAAAAATGCAGAAAAGGTAATGGATTATTTCCATAAGAAAGGTGCTTTCCTTTCTGTAAAACACGAAGATAAAGCAAATACCATGACTATAAGCTGGGGAAATATTGGTTACCAATGGGGAAAACCCATATTTTCAGTGATGGTGAGGAAATCACGCTACACTCATGAGCTCTTAGAAAAAAGCGGTGAATTTACTGTAAGTATCCCCTTGAAGGATGGGTTAAAGAAAGCTTTGGATCTGTGCGGAAGCAAATCCGGAAGGGTTGTAGACAAATTTGAGGCTGCTAATATTACTGCACAGGAAGGCAGAAAGGTAAATGCCCCTGTAATTACCCACTGCGATATTTACTTTGAGTGCAAGGTAGTATATAAACATGACATGAATGCAGCTATGTTAAGTGAGGATATATTAAATACTTCCTACATAGATGGGGACCTTCATACTATTTACTATGGAGAAATAGTTGATTGTTATCAGGGGGAATAG
- a CDS encoding histidinol phosphate phosphatase, with translation MFDTHIHTTFSTDSKMKLEEAISAAKERDLSLIITEHMDINHPEEGQFVFDTDEYFSSYGEYRNSDLLLGIELGLTDAYSEANGRIANENKFDYVLGSLHFLGNYDIYFPEVYVGRSKEDVYIQYLQDVYKNIVANQYIDSLGHIDYICRYSPYEDKELYYSEYSDLIDEILLALVKYDIAMEVNARRLSDKKALENLLVIYKRFYELGGRYVTIGSDSHYPQAIGMNFGNAKLICQETSLKPVYFKERTMIIDNLEV, from the coding sequence ATGTTTGATACCCACATTCATACCACCTTCTCAACAGACTCCAAAATGAAGCTTGAGGAAGCAATTAGTGCAGCAAAAGAGAGAGACTTATCACTGATAATTACTGAGCATATGGATATTAACCATCCTGAGGAAGGTCAATTTGTATTTGACACTGATGAATACTTTTCTAGCTATGGAGAATATAGAAACAGTGATCTACTGCTAGGTATAGAGTTGGGATTGACCGATGCTTATAGTGAAGCCAATGGCAGAATTGCAAATGAAAATAAATTCGATTACGTATTAGGTTCTTTACATTTCCTGGGAAATTATGACATATATTTTCCTGAGGTATATGTTGGTAGAAGCAAAGAGGATGTTTATATTCAATATCTTCAGGATGTTTATAAAAACATTGTGGCAAATCAATATATTGATAGCCTGGGACATATCGATTACATTTGCAGATATTCTCCTTACGAGGATAAGGAACTCTATTACAGCGAATACAGTGATTTAATTGATGAAATTTTATTGGCATTAGTGAAATATGATATTGCTATGGAAGTAAATGCTAGAAGGCTATCGGATAAGAAGGCCCTGGAAAACTTACTCGTGATATATAAGAGATTTTATGAACTAGGTGGACGGTATGTTACCATTGGCTCAGATTCACATTATCCTCAGGCTATAGGTATGAATTTTGGGAATGCAAAATTAATTTGCCAGGAAACTTCGCTTAAGCCTGTGTACTTTAAAGAAAGAACTATGATAATTGACAATTTAGAAGTATAA
- a CDS encoding beta-ketoacyl-ACP synthase III: MGEVYISGTGRYVPENIVTNDDLAKIVDTSDEWISSRSGIKERRITSGENTSDLAVKAAKNALENAGVSAEKVDLIIVATVTPDMFTPATACLVQSKLGAKKAAAFDINAACTGFIYGISVGTQFIKTGVYNHVLVIGAETLSKIVNWQDRSTCVLFGDGAGAVLLSSSKVRGVGSILIAADGEKGEVLQSHALPINNPYAPDNIEHPGHNHIVMDGREVFKFATSVMAESVEEILKRENLTMDDIQYVIPHQANVRIIDYAAKKLSADPSKFYVNLDKYGNTSSASIPIALDEINRKGLLSNGDKLIIVGFGGGLTNGAAFLQWQK, from the coding sequence ATGGGAGAAGTTTATATTAGTGGAACCGGAAGATATGTGCCGGAAAATATAGTTACTAACGACGACTTGGCTAAAATAGTAGACACAAGCGACGAATGGATTAGTTCAAGATCCGGCATTAAGGAAAGAAGAATAACTTCCGGAGAAAATACTTCTGACTTAGCGGTCAAAGCGGCAAAAAATGCATTGGAAAATGCAGGAGTCAGTGCAGAGAAGGTGGACCTGATTATCGTGGCAACCGTAACCCCGGATATGTTTACTCCGGCCACAGCTTGTCTTGTGCAAAGTAAGCTAGGAGCAAAAAAAGCGGCAGCCTTTGATATCAACGCGGCTTGTACAGGTTTTATTTATGGCATAAGTGTTGGAACACAATTTATTAAAACCGGTGTATACAATCATGTTCTAGTAATTGGAGCTGAGACACTTTCAAAGATAGTTAACTGGCAGGACAGAAGTACCTGTGTACTGTTCGGCGACGGTGCCGGAGCGGTGTTGTTAAGCAGTTCAAAGGTAAGAGGCGTTGGTTCTATACTGATTGCTGCAGATGGTGAAAAGGGGGAGGTTTTGCAAAGTCATGCACTACCTATTAACAACCCTTATGCTCCGGATAATATAGAACACCCAGGACATAATCACATAGTAATGGATGGACGAGAAGTTTTCAAGTTTGCCACCTCTGTAATGGCAGAAAGCGTTGAAGAAATTCTAAAAAGAGAAAATCTAACTATGGATGATATCCAATATGTCATCCCCCATCAGGCTAATGTAAGAATTATAGATTATGCAGCAAAGAAATTATCGGCTGATCCGTCTAAATTTTATGTTAACCTTGATAAATATGGCAATACATCCAGTGCAAGCATACCAATTGCATTAGACGAAATTAATAGAAAAGGACTTTTAAGTAATGGCGATAAATTGATAATTGTTGGCTTCGGAGGAGGCCTAACCAATGGTGCTGCATTTTTGCAGTGGCAAAAATAA
- a CDS encoding acyl carrier protein: MVFEKVRDIIVDQLGLDKEEITMETTFEDLGVDSLDLFQIVIEIEEAFNIKIENAESIKGIKDAVEFIEAQQ, translated from the coding sequence ATGGTATTTGAAAAAGTAAGAGATATAATTGTGGATCAGCTTGGATTAGACAAAGAGGAAATAACTATGGAGACAACATTTGAAGATTTAGGGGTAGATTCCTTAGACCTATTCCAAATAGTTATAGAAATTGAGGAAGCCTTCAACATAAAAATTGAAAATGCTGAAAGTATTAAGGGCATTAAGGATGCTGTAGAGTTCATAGAAGCACAACAATAG
- the fabK gene encoding enoyl-[acyl-carrier-protein] reductase FabK → MFKSKICDLIGIKYPIFQGGMAWVADSSLAAAVSNAGGLGIIAAANAPTEYVREQIRKTKELTDKPFGVDIMLLSSNADEVAQMVCNEGVKVVTTGAGNPGKYINKWKEHGIIVIPVVPSVALAVRMERTGADAVIAEGCESGGHVGELTTMALVPQVVSEVNIPVIAAGGIGDGRGVAAAFMLGAEGVQVGTRFLVAKECTIHENYKKKVLNAKDIDTVVTGRPTGHPVRVIKNKLARQFQLLEKECAALEKYEELGRGALPRAVRDGDIDMGSVMAGQIAGLVNKEQTSAEIVEEMFAEAEAVIKRMLSRGGLCQE, encoded by the coding sequence ATGTTTAAATCAAAAATTTGTGATTTAATTGGAATAAAGTACCCAATTTTTCAAGGTGGTATGGCTTGGGTAGCAGACAGTTCTCTGGCAGCTGCGGTTAGTAATGCCGGAGGTCTTGGAATAATAGCAGCCGCTAATGCCCCTACAGAATATGTGAGAGAACAAATCCGAAAGACAAAGGAATTGACAGATAAGCCCTTTGGAGTAGATATCATGCTGCTAAGCAGCAATGCTGATGAAGTGGCTCAGATGGTCTGCAACGAAGGTGTTAAGGTAGTAACCACCGGTGCAGGAAATCCGGGCAAGTATATAAATAAGTGGAAAGAGCACGGTATCATTGTAATTCCCGTGGTTCCATCTGTGGCCTTAGCAGTTAGAATGGAAAGAACCGGAGCGGATGCTGTAATAGCAGAAGGATGTGAATCAGGAGGTCACGTTGGTGAGCTTACTACTATGGCCCTGGTACCTCAGGTAGTAAGTGAAGTCAATATACCGGTTATTGCAGCTGGAGGAATTGGTGACGGCAGAGGTGTGGCTGCAGCTTTCATGCTTGGAGCAGAGGGGGTTCAGGTTGGCACCAGATTCTTAGTTGCTAAGGAATGTACCATACATGAGAACTATAAGAAAAAGGTATTGAATGCAAAGGATATAGATACTGTAGTTACAGGAAGGCCTACAGGACATCCTGTTAGAGTCATAAAGAATAAGTTGGCAAGACAATTCCAACTGTTAGAAAAAGAGTGTGCTGCTCTTGAAAAATATGAAGAACTGGGAAGAGGGGCACTCCCAAGAGCTGTTAGAGATGGAGATATAGATATGGGTTCTGTTATGGCAGGGCAAATTGCAGGACTGGTGAATAAGGAGCAGACTTCTGCTGAGATTGTTGAAGAGATGTTTGCTGAAGCAGAAGCAGTAATTAAGCGAATGCTTTCAAGAGGTGGATTATGTCAAGAATAG
- the fabD gene encoding ACP S-malonyltransferase, producing the protein MSRIGFIFSGQGSQYTGMGKDLYDNFIECKEIFNIANDVLGFNLADTCFNGSKEELNSTEVTQPAVLTVSIAAMKALQAAGVKADVTAGFSLGEYSALVCSGALSYEKAVALVKKRGKFMQEAVPVGVGGMVAVLGSDRETVLGGCKEASEFGVVEAVNFNCPGQIVIAGEKEALNKAVEIMSGKGGKCIQLPVSAPFHSSLLKPAAENLKGELEKIKIMDMQIPVLTNVHGNYINDKEEIKELLVKQAMSPVLWEDIMRRMLQDGVDVFIELGPGKTLTGFLKKINRKITALNVEDVRSLNNTLEVLKIK; encoded by the coding sequence ATGTCAAGAATAGGGTTTATTTTCTCAGGACAGGGATCTCAGTACACAGGAATGGGTAAGGACTTATACGATAATTTTATAGAATGTAAAGAGATTTTTAATATAGCCAATGATGTGTTGGGCTTTAATTTAGCAGATACCTGTTTTAATGGAAGTAAAGAGGAACTAAATTCAACAGAAGTAACTCAACCCGCCGTGCTCACTGTAAGTATAGCAGCCATGAAGGCTCTGCAGGCAGCCGGTGTGAAAGCTGATGTTACAGCGGGCTTTAGCTTAGGAGAATACTCTGCCTTAGTATGCAGTGGAGCTCTCAGTTATGAGAAGGCTGTAGCCCTTGTTAAAAAAAGAGGAAAGTTTATGCAGGAAGCAGTACCGGTGGGAGTAGGAGGAATGGTAGCAGTACTTGGATCAGATAGAGAGACAGTACTGGGGGGCTGTAAAGAAGCTTCAGAATTTGGGGTGGTGGAAGCTGTAAACTTCAATTGTCCCGGACAAATCGTCATTGCCGGTGAAAAGGAAGCCTTAAACAAAGCGGTGGAAATAATGAGCGGAAAGGGGGGTAAATGTATACAGCTGCCGGTAAGTGCTCCCTTCCACAGTTCATTGTTAAAACCTGCGGCTGAAAACTTAAAGGGAGAACTAGAGAAAATTAAAATTATGGATATGCAGATTCCTGTACTGACTAACGTACATGGAAATTATATAAATGATAAAGAGGAAATTAAGGAGCTCTTAGTTAAACAAGCTATGAGCCCGGTACTTTGGGAAGACATTATGAGAAGGATGCTTCAGGATGGAGTAGATGTCTTTATAGAACTGGGACCGGGTAAAACACTGACTGGCTTCTTAAAGAAAATAAATAGGAAGATAACGGCTTTAAATGTTGAAGACGTAAGATCGCTGAATAATACTCTGGAAGTTTTAAAAATAAAATAG
- the fabG gene encoding 3-oxoacyl-[acyl-carrier-protein] reductase, with the protein MLKGKCAVVTGGGRGIGKAIAMKLAQQGADIVVNYRNSEKEAEELVHAIENMGGAALAVKADVSNFHEAETLIKSAQEKFGRVDILVNNAGITKDNLILRMKEEDFDNVISVNLKGCFNCIKHVSSIMLRQKSGRIINISSVIGLVGNAGQANYAASKAGILGITKSMAKELGSRGITVNAIAPGYIETDMTEVLPQKVKDAIVESVPLKRIGKAEDVAELAAFLASDSASYITGQVINVDGGMVV; encoded by the coding sequence ATGCTTAAGGGTAAATGCGCAGTAGTGACCGGCGGTGGCAGAGGTATTGGTAAGGCAATAGCTATGAAGTTAGCTCAACAGGGCGCTGATATAGTAGTAAATTACAGAAACAGTGAAAAGGAAGCAGAGGAGCTGGTACATGCTATAGAAAATATGGGAGGTGCTGCCTTAGCAGTTAAGGCCGATGTAAGCAACTTTCATGAAGCAGAAACTCTTATTAAAAGTGCTCAGGAAAAGTTCGGCAGAGTTGATATACTAGTAAATAATGCCGGTATTACAAAGGATAATTTAATTCTGAGAATGAAGGAAGAGGACTTTGACAATGTTATATCTGTCAACTTAAAGGGCTGCTTTAATTGCATAAAGCATGTATCTTCTATAATGCTTAGGCAGAAAAGTGGGAGAATTATCAATATATCTTCTGTAATTGGCCTTGTGGGAAATGCGGGGCAGGCAAACTATGCTGCTTCAAAGGCAGGTATTTTGGGAATTACAAAATCCATGGCAAAGGAGCTTGGTTCAAGAGGAATAACAGTGAATGCCATAGCTCCGGGATATATAGAGACAGATATGACAGAGGTACTGCCTCAGAAAGTAAAGGATGCAATTGTAGAAAGTGTACCTCTGAAAAGGATTGGTAAAGCAGAGGATGTAGCAGAATTAGCAGCATTTTTGGCATCAGATAGTGCTTCCTATATAACTGGGCAAGTAATCAATGTTGATGGCGGAATGGTTGTTTAG
- the fabF gene encoding beta-ketoacyl-ACP synthase II — protein MLNRVVVTGMGAITPIGNDVKTFWENCKNGKTGIDYIKGFDTTDYKVKIAAEVKDFQPELYIDKRECKRMDRYCQFAMAAAEEAIRDSGLDLDAVDKYRLGVLVGSGIGGLGTIEREYDKLLQRGPSRVSPLFIPMAISNMASGNIAIRYGAKGICTSVVTACASGTNAIGDAFNHLQKGTVDIMIAGGAEASITPLGVSGFTSLTALSTSNDIERASIPFDKERDGFVIGEGAGILIMETLEHALKRGARIYCEVVGYGATCDAYHMTSPDPEGEGAARCMEMALRDADIAKEEVSYINAHGTSTPYNDKFETIAIKRVFGQQAYKIPVSSTKSMTGHLLGAAGAVEAVVCINSILDDFIPPTAGYKVKDEDCDLDYVPNVGRKVEVNVAISNSLGFGGHNATIAFKKWKE, from the coding sequence ATGTTAAATAGAGTAGTAGTAACCGGTATGGGGGCCATTACACCAATTGGTAATGATGTAAAAACCTTTTGGGAAAATTGTAAAAATGGAAAAACCGGCATAGATTATATAAAGGGTTTTGACACTACAGACTATAAGGTCAAAATAGCGGCGGAGGTTAAAGACTTCCAACCTGAACTATATATTGATAAAAGAGAATGTAAGAGAATGGACAGATACTGTCAATTTGCTATGGCTGCAGCAGAAGAAGCTATTAGAGACAGTGGTCTGGATCTTGATGCTGTTGATAAATATAGATTAGGTGTATTAGTAGGTTCCGGAATTGGTGGACTTGGAACCATAGAAAGAGAATATGATAAGCTCCTTCAAAGGGGACCTTCAAGAGTATCACCGTTGTTTATACCTATGGCAATTTCAAATATGGCTTCCGGTAATATAGCTATAAGATATGGGGCAAAGGGTATTTGTACCAGTGTGGTTACAGCCTGTGCCAGCGGAACCAATGCCATAGGAGATGCCTTTAATCATCTTCAGAAGGGCACTGTAGATATAATGATTGCCGGTGGTGCAGAGGCTTCTATCACTCCTTTGGGGGTATCCGGTTTTACATCCCTTACGGCTCTAAGTACCAGCAATGATATTGAGAGGGCTTCTATTCCTTTTGACAAGGAAAGAGATGGCTTTGTAATTGGAGAAGGTGCCGGCATATTGATCATGGAAACCTTAGAGCATGCATTAAAAAGAGGCGCCAGAATATACTGTGAAGTCGTAGGCTATGGAGCCACCTGTGATGCCTACCATATGACTTCTCCGGATCCGGAAGGAGAGGGCGCAGCCCGATGTATGGAGATGGCACTAAGAGATGCAGACATCGCAAAGGAAGAGGTATCCTACATAAATGCTCACGGAACCAGTACTCCTTATAATGACAAATTCGAAACTATTGCCATAAAGAGAGTCTTTGGCCAGCAGGCTTATAAAATACCTGTAAGTTCCACAAAGTCAATGACAGGACATCTGCTAGGGGCTGCCGGGGCTGTGGAAGCAGTAGTTTGTATAAACTCAATATTGGATGATTTTATTCCTCCGACAGCAGGCTATAAGGTAAAGGATGAGGACTGCGATTTGGATTATGTTCCTAATGTGGGACGTAAGGTAGAAGTAAATGTTGCAATATCAAATTCCTTAGGCTTTGGAGGCCATAATGCTACTATAGCCTTTAAAAAGTGGAAAGAATAA
- the accB gene encoding acetyl-CoA carboxylase biotin carboxyl carrier protein: MDLNLVREIVSMMENSKLSSMEIEIKDMRIKLEKNTDSTETPILTTTRTVEAKQYEAFTSSEVITGVETVKKQEREDVECTLIKSPMVGTFYSAPSPGSEPFVTVGKTVKSGDVVCIIEAMKLMNEIESECNGTIIEVLVKDGEMVEYNQPLFKIKA, from the coding sequence ATGGATTTAAACTTAGTGAGAGAAATTGTCTCAATGATGGAAAATTCTAAACTGTCCTCAATGGAGATAGAAATCAAGGACATGAGAATTAAATTGGAGAAAAACACTGACAGCACTGAAACTCCGATTCTTACTACAACAAGAACTGTGGAAGCAAAGCAGTATGAGGCTTTCACCTCCAGTGAAGTAATTACTGGGGTAGAAACTGTTAAGAAACAGGAGAGGGAAGATGTAGAATGTACATTGATTAAGTCACCAATGGTAGGAACCTTCTACAGTGCTCCCTCACCTGGTAGTGAACCCTTTGTGACTGTTGGTAAAACAGTTAAAAGTGGAGATGTTGTTTGTATAATTGAAGCTATGAAGCTTATGAATGAGATAGAAAGCGAATGTAATGGAACAATTATAGAGGTGCTTGTAAAAGACGGAGAAATGGTAGAGTACAATCAGCCACTATTTAAAATAAAAGCGTAG
- the fabZ gene encoding 3-hydroxyacyl-ACP dehydratase FabZ: protein MDIREIQNILPHRYPFLLIDRVEEVVPGVKVTAYKNVTMNEYFFQGHFPQEPVMPGVLIIEALAQTGAVSILSLEENKGKIAYFAGIDKAKFRRKVVPGDVLKLEVEIIKVKGPAGVGKAVATVNGHKACEAEITFIVGR, encoded by the coding sequence ATGGATATAAGAGAAATTCAAAATATTTTACCTCACCGCTATCCCTTCCTGCTAATTGATAGAGTAGAGGAGGTAGTACCGGGGGTAAAGGTTACTGCATATAAGAATGTGACTATGAATGAATATTTCTTCCAGGGACATTTTCCTCAGGAGCCGGTTATGCCCGGTGTACTTATAATAGAAGCCCTGGCACAGACCGGAGCAGTATCTATTTTAAGTCTTGAAGAAAACAAAGGCAAAATAGCTTACTTTGCCGGTATAGATAAAGCTAAATTCAGAAGAAAAGTTGTGCCGGGAGATGTTTTAAAACTGGAGGTTGAGATAATCAAGGTTAAGGGGCCTGCCGGTGTGGGTAAAGCAGTGGCAACCGTTAACGGGCATAAGGCCTGCGAAGCTGAGATTACATTCATTGTCGGAAGATAA